The nucleotide sequence CCCACCGCATCGGCCACGAGGGCAACAGGGCGGTGGCGATGGACGTGCCCCCGCTGTTCGACCGCGGCGTTGTGCGGGACGACGCCGGTCTCCGGGAGGCGTTCCTGCGCGACCATCGAGCGCTCGGTACAGCCGACGGCTACGAGCCCCTCGACGACTGGGACCTCAGTCGCCGCCCTGGCGTCGTGCTCGCCACGTTCCGGTTCACCGAGAAGCAGCTCCGCGCGCTCGGGAGGCACGCCGAGTCGGAGACCTCGGCGCGGTGCTCACCCAACGCGCTGGCCTGCGGCGCCGCGTGGGCCGGCATCGTGCACGCGCGCGGCAGCGGCTGGGGCTTGGAAGGGGCTCCGGCACCCGACGCGCACTTCGGGTTCGTGACGGGGTGCAAGCCCCGCGCGAGCCCGCCGATACTGGCGAACTACTTCGGGAACTGCCTTGGTCTCTGCCGCGTCCACGCAAAGCGGGAGCTCACCGCGGCGACCGCCTCGGCAGCCATATGGCGAGCGATCGAGGGGCTTGGCGAGGAAGGGAGCGTGTTCCGGGGATCTCAGGGGTGGGTGCGCTGGGTACGGGAGTACGCTTCGGCGCGGGCGGTGACCGTGGCCGGGTCGCCGAAGCTGGGCGTGTACGCGGCCGCGGATTTCGGCGGGGCGTGGGGCAGGCCGACGAAGGTAGAGATCGCATACGTGGAACGCACGGGGGCGCTGGCGCTGGCGGAGAGCGGCCACGACGGGCACGGCGGCATCGAGGTCGGGCTGGCGCTGCCGCGCGCCGAGATGGAGGCGTTCCGTACGTTCTACCTCGACGGCTCGACCTGTTGACCAGCCTCGGTTGATTCTCACATGCAAGTGGGCCGTGTTGCGGACAGCCCGCACGCTGCCGCAATGGTCGCAACTAAAGATTTGCGGGCTCAGTGGACGTCCACTTGCTAAAGCAAGCAAGCCCGCGTGCTCCTGCAGGCTTGGCCATGGAGCCTGCAAAGCCTAGCGGAGCCCGCCGCAGGCAGGGTAATCCTAGCAGAGCCATGATcgttcccctcaaaaaaaaaaaaaaacagagccaTGATCGTTTTTGTTTCTATTTGCTAAGAAACTCCAATCAGATCTCTGTCGTTCAGGAAGACATAATTGCCCACCTCAAGCTCAATGGCACTTCTGCCATTCATTCTTTTCACAAGAAATGTTCCCTTAACTTAAATAATTATTACTTCACAAATGGAAATCAAAACTACAAGAAGAAACAGTGAACACTAGATGCAGCACATATAAGACCAGAACCAGTGAAGCTAAGGATGCTGATGTGAATCATTTGAACATGGGCACTCTCTAGGAAATTATAACTACAAAGTTGGACTGCCATCCTGCAAAATGTAGGCAATGACTAGAGCAGTCACATAAAAATCAGCTCATGTTTTCAGTAGTTTGTGCACAAGTAGATGAAGTTGTCGATGCTGTAAGGTCCATGGCGCATTGTGACACATAAGGCTTCAGTTGCAATCATTCACACATGACATCTGATTCATGAGAAAATGCAGGCAAAGATTGAAACTCAACTCAGCTTAGCCACATAACAGGTTATACCGTTATAGATAATAATTGTCCATCTTCAGGCCCCCTCCTTCCAAGTCCTAAACTCACCTTTGCTACGGTAAAAATATCATATTATCAACGCAATTTTTTTGACACAACTATTTTGCGGGGTTGGCATTTGCAACGACTTTCTTATTATCACAGGTTTGCACTTTTAAGTTTTAACCTAAATTGGGCCACAACCCACAGGTGCTCCAAGCTCCAAATGCTGAATAATATCACAAGTAGCTATGACATCCAGATAATATCTTGATTAAACAGCATGACATTCTGAATACCCAGAAATTCACGCATAGCTATGAcgtaaaaaaaaaactcaacctGCGGGGGTATGACGGCCCCCGGGTTTTTCCCtttaagaagatcttctcacacagatcgagaaaaccctcGAACCACGTCCCCATCCTGACGCAGTGGTACCGTAaccctgtgagaaccgggccggGGCCTAACTGCGCTTTGGCACCTGGGGgcgggcgaggggatttttttaacctcagcctgaaattcgctcccacggggagtcgaactcaggacctgaggagtgccgtcGGGTTACCTAACCGCTTGGACTAGGCACCCTTTGGCGACGTACAAATATAATATCTTGAATAAACAGCATGACATCCAGGTAGACCAAGTCCTTATGTAAAAGATAAATTCACAGGCACGCAACTGTTGATTGTGAAGGAGATCATGTAGCTATGTACACTGTATGAATTCACAATCATGCAATTTATCTGAATTGTTTGAAGCATATATACATTCACTAGTTCAGCAAAATATTCTCTAACAAGGTAAAACAAAACAAGGGAATTCTGAATATTCAGTAAAGGAACACAAATACAGGATACAAACAGATGAATAAGAATGACAAGTTCAACCTCAAATTGTTGCTAATTGCATGGCTACTAGACAACTTTCAAGCATATACTGACTGAGTGGGAAAAAATGTTTTGTTGGTCGCGTGCGTGTTCCTATTACAAGtcagaaaaaaaaactcttttCCGCCTCTGACTAACTATTAGTAATGTAATCAACCATTTCATAAAACTCAACCTGTCATAAATGACGTAGCATGGATCCACATTCTACATCGAGCCTCGGATATTACCAACTAACCAATCAGTCCAAGTATAAAGTAACCAATAAGCACTGACTAAGCATATTCTAGTTCCTTTTCTAAGACAAACTTATTCTGTTTTTctattgaaaacttgcaaaatctATACACCTATATTTGACCCATTGTGGTAGCTGTCTCAACTCTCAAGAGTATAATACTGAACAAGTCCTAGTTTGAGAATGCTGTATCACATTGAACAAGTCCTATTTAGACGGTCTCCAACGAGGGAGACCTAAATACGATACCCATTCCCGATTTTAGGTTACGAACAGAAAAAAGGTCACGCACCCATAACTCAGTCTCTCCAACAGCAACGCAAAAGCAGATCCCCAACGCAAAAGCTGCggtcccgtgcgcctcctccccGGTCCTCATCCCTCCGCGGCGGAGAAGACGAAGACGCGGCCGCGGGAGTCCCCGACGGCAAAGCAGCACCGGAGAGGAAGCAAGCGACGAGCGCGCTGCGGCCAGCACTCGAGCGAACGCCTCCGCGTGGGCGAGCGCACGCGAGTGAAGGCACGGACAAGCGACACGGGAGAAGAAGCACGCAAAAGGAAGATCTCCTTGGCGACAGCGCAGAGCTGCTTAATCTCTGACTCCGACAGCTGCGCGTTCTTCCCGGGCTTGAGATTCTTCACCTCCAGAAGCCGGCTATGATGTCGTCAAGCAAGGCCGGATCCATCTTGAGCTCTTCAACACTCACACCACTCTTCTCAAAACTTCTCAACAACCCAAGGCTAGTAACAGTCAAAGGAAAAACGAAATCTTTACAAGAGAAAAACGCAAGCACAGATCGAAGAAATCTTGGCGGCTCTATGCTTGGGATGGACCAGAGGAGAGGGGATTTGGTCTGTGATCGGCGGTGTCTTGGTGACACAAAGATGCTACCTTTTTGCTTGGTCAGCTGGTCTCTCTGGGCTTCTTTTTCTCCTATTTTCCCCCCTACTAGGATGCTCTCCtgctgctcttgttcttgcagatGGGGAGGCAGTTTGGTGGATTTTTGGAGGGGATTCGGATTGGATTCGCCGCTGTCCTCTCTGGTTTCTTGTTCTTGGCATTGGTcccggcggaccgtggacggGCGAGCGCGGGCGAGCGGTGCCGACGCGAGCGAGCGCGGACGATTTGCGCAGCGAGGAGAGAGGCGATGCTTTTTTACGTATCGTTTGCTCCGGCAGGCAAAATGGGTCATGGGTTTGGGTCAGCCATTGGATGATGTTTTCGGGTAGGCAAAGCACTGTTGGGGACGTATTTTGGGTTCGCGTCTCggtgttggagacagtcttagctaTTGAACTATTAGACTTGCTCAGTAGCCAAGTCCATTAGTTCATAGTCTTGGCTACTGAGCTAGTCTAACCTGATTGTGTGGTTCAGCAAAAGAAAGGCTTAGCTCTTGACGGCTAATAGTTCAACAGCTAAATTGCATGCCAAACAGTTGACTGAAATCTTTGCTAAAGAAATGTTTGTGATGAACTCAGGCATTCGGTAACTACCCGACTAGACATATGAACCTAATCAGCTTTACTGATCTTTCAGACATTTCTCCTCTCTAAATATaaacaatcccttgattatcattAGATATTTTTCACTTTCCTCTTAAAATCCGGGGAACAAAATAGAACCAAAAAAACTGACATTTGATATGCACAAGGGACAAATGAATAAGGCATAGCAAGCTACCATCGCAATCACCAACTGCTAGCTGTAAATCCCATTTTCATTTCCCACACAGCCACACTACACACATTGCAGCACATACCAACTTATCCCAAGCAAACTGACATGTCTATCTCCTAACGATTATTTACAATGCAGCACAATTATGCCAAAAACAACTTTATTAATGAAGCACTAGCTGCATGAACATAAACATAGAAATGGTAGATCTTAACAGAAAGATAGAAATGGCGGACCTTAACAGTTACTAGACATGTATTAGAGATTTATAGTCAGTTGCTCTCCAAAGTGTCAATTGCTATGGTGTCTAAAGATCCTACAATATATGATCAATTGATATATGTTACAAGTATTAGAGATATGCACCGCCTATTGATATGTTACAAGTATTAGAGATAAGCACCGGCAATTGACATGTTACATGTATTAGAGATATAATTGAACGAAATTAAAAGCATTGCTTACCAGCCGCTTGAAGCCAGTCCTGAAAGCATATTAGAAGAGCAGGTTAAGCATAACAACGCACGGAGTAAGGAACAGCAAATACTGGTTCATATATGTACATAAACAGAAACCAAACCTATAGTTAGGCTACTCCTGGTTCATACTTCATACTATACATCAACCTAGCAAATTCTGGTTCACACATAGTCCATGCATAAGATCACAATGCAGCCAAACGAGATCAAAGAAggccacgcaacaaaatgctatGATCCCAGTAATTCCATAGCATGCCCGGGTCAGACGCCCATGGCAGGCATGTACGGGGCAGTGGCGGCGGCATCCGGCTCCGGCACGGTGGCACCACCCGTAGTCGCAGCCAGCGCTACCACCATCTGCTTCTGGAGCTCCATCCTCTCCATCGTAATCTCCCTGTACATCGTGGTCACCTCCTTGAACATCTCGGACAGCTTCACCACCACTGCCATGTCAATGGACTCCACGGCAACGACCTCACCCAGTGCGGCAGCCATTTCCGCCGCGGTGGCAGCGAAACCGCTGGCTGGCGCTCGTTCCTCATCCACACAAGAGTGGCGCACGTTCGCCTCGCGcactagctcctccttgatggagGGCGATGGCTGTCGGCTCTGGATCTCCCACACGGGTGAGCCGATCGCTCACCGACGTTGCCGGCCACACGCTATCGCTATagatagaagaagggagggagaatagAGCGCACACACATATAGCACAAAGCACCAGCGTTACCGGAGCTCTGCaaaggagatagcaaaactgaactcgcccactttactgagttgcagtgggaagctatatatataactctacccatctaatcctagtgcaCAGACATATCAGGTTGtcatgctgctatagtgactagatatGACAGCAGGGTTGACTTTGGTGTCTGCCCTTGTTGTGGCTACAGTGTGGCAGGTGAGCCTTTCAATGCCTGCCCCTGCAACGGCTATAGtgcagcaggggagcccttttGGCACCTGCCCCTACCACGCTGTATAGAGGAGAGCAATAGATTACTTAACAATTATTTCCCTAATcttgctgctaaccctagaacctccaccatgtcgatcatcttcttcagcttcatgaaccgaagatggccgagcggcttggtgaggacgttcgagagttgccgaccagttttgaaaggatctaggatgtcgcctagaggggggtgaataggcgtttctgaaaaatcaacacctttaaaagcggaaacgattagtaataggagtttccaaaatggaaactccaaatcaaagtaataccacccctcacaagttagccacaaagtatataaaaatactagataaacctagagAGCCAAATAGCTACAACCAAAGAGttaaatcaaaatgcactagtcagttaatgtcggaagtcccgacgtttgggtcggaagttccgacgtgtcagaagtcccgacagtttgggttagaacttccgacgcaaactgtcagcacttccgacccctacgggaaatgaacttcaagtgctaaaatgaactttgtgatgccgataacttacaaacccacttcctagtggtaaggtaaggtgttgggtcactctcttgacgttgataagccaccactccgtaaatcgaggcccaaaccctaatgaatagctagagaggaagacaaccacatacaagtaatttcgagcaaatcacaacaacaacaagcacgcgggagacaaggatttatcccgaggttcggcagccccacaaaggagctcctacgtcctcgttgttgaggtgaccacttaggtcggagtctcttccacctccttgcctcactcaaggataccacaaaggtcacttgagtttcttcactagaaaacaagggtaatacaaacttcccaaggctcttccacaagatggaagctcttgggcgacgcctagccggctaggggaaaatccccaagagtaacaaatgcaaatcaaaccggcttgacgaagaaatcaagtgctcaagcttgctccaagtgtttttctcactcaatccactctccaatcacacaaaccctttgggaatcgaagttggaagtaagggagtgaagagaggggagcctagaatgcttgggggctgtttggc is from Miscanthus floridulus cultivar M001 chromosome 7, ASM1932011v1, whole genome shotgun sequence and encodes:
- the LOC136466234 gene encoding phenolic glucoside malonyltransferase 1-like, whose product is MAPTPPHLVTVLEQFHVAPIPAPAAGQPRALPLTFFDLVFWSIPPVQRLFFYDNANLLDVSDFTLGELPRFRNSLAAALHHLYPLAGKLTCEVAEGVAPPELVLSDGDSVPLTVAVSGDDFRDLAGEHARDTTRLRPLLPALPKHGGSRSQQGVLAVQITVFPRAGICIGTTVHHAVADGASYTHLLSTWAAAHRIGHEGNRAVAMDVPPLFDRGVVRDDAGLREAFLRDHRALGTADGYEPLDDWDLSRRPGVVLATFRFTEKQLRALGRHAESETSARCSPNALACGAAWAGIVHARGSGWGLEGAPAPDAHFGFVTGCKPRASPPILANYFGNCLGLCRVHAKRELTAATASAAIWRAIEGLGEEGSVFRGSQGWVRWVREYASARAVTVAGSPKLGVYAAADFGGAWGRPTKVEIAYVERTGALALAESGHDGHGGIEVGLALPRAEMEAFRTFYLDGSTC